A window of the Acidobacteriota bacterium genome harbors these coding sequences:
- a CDS encoding phenylalanine--tRNA ligase subunit alpha, whose translation MHDELILDENAYAVWKELRDSDDPLMIAQLEERTGVDQSQITAAAAQASGQGYFQMEERPRRELVADAEASAALAKGLPERQALEFLQQAGQPVPNGELAKWANQQGLPPNEVFKYGPMRGWMRRVKGDQGSALELTGQGQAALAEKDHDEKALAHAIEAGGAVYLDELEAEGIDGGRVEKLLGNRDELAKIKDRTQRLLSLTEQGRRLMEEGKVKVKREQTALSPQDITSGAWRDITLRRYDVTLPAETVYPAKIHPMRKIMEEARRAFLEMGFSEVVSPMVESAFWNFDALFQPQDHPARDMQDTFYMEHPDRVDLPEEKYVEPVRRTHEDGWETGSEGWGYKWDPERSRQVVLRTHTTASTIRALAAHPQPPGKFFAVGWTFRNESISYKHLPVFHQVDGIVIDEEANLATLLGTLQAFYHKMGFGKVRFKPAFYPYTEPSVDVVVYMESRGKWLEMGGSGIFRPEVTEPLGCRHPVLAWGLGIERLAMLRFGFSDIRELYRSNLDTLEEVALCR comes from the coding sequence ATGCATGACGAGCTGATCCTGGATGAGAACGCCTACGCCGTTTGGAAAGAACTGCGCGACAGCGACGATCCCCTCATGATCGCCCAATTGGAAGAACGCACCGGAGTGGACCAGTCGCAGATCACCGCAGCCGCCGCCCAGGCCTCCGGGCAGGGGTACTTTCAGATGGAAGAACGGCCGCGGCGCGAACTGGTGGCCGACGCCGAGGCTTCCGCGGCCCTGGCCAAAGGACTTCCCGAGCGGCAAGCTCTGGAGTTCCTCCAGCAAGCCGGCCAGCCTGTACCTAACGGAGAATTGGCCAAATGGGCCAACCAGCAGGGGCTGCCTCCCAATGAAGTCTTCAAGTACGGTCCCATGCGGGGCTGGATGAGGCGAGTCAAGGGCGATCAAGGATCAGCCTTGGAATTGACCGGGCAAGGCCAGGCCGCCCTGGCAGAGAAGGACCACGACGAGAAGGCCCTCGCTCATGCCATCGAGGCCGGCGGCGCCGTCTATCTGGACGAGCTGGAGGCCGAGGGCATCGATGGGGGGCGGGTCGAGAAGCTGCTGGGCAACCGCGACGAACTGGCCAAGATCAAGGACCGCACCCAGCGCCTGCTTTCGCTGACCGAGCAGGGGCGCCGCCTCATGGAGGAGGGCAAGGTCAAAGTCAAGCGCGAGCAGACCGCGCTTTCTCCTCAAGACATCACGTCCGGCGCCTGGCGCGACATCACCCTGCGCCGCTACGATGTCACGCTGCCCGCCGAGACCGTCTACCCCGCCAAGATCCATCCCATGCGCAAGATCATGGAAGAGGCCCGGCGGGCCTTTCTGGAAATGGGTTTCAGCGAGGTGGTCTCGCCCATGGTGGAATCGGCCTTCTGGAACTTCGACGCTCTCTTTCAGCCCCAGGACCATCCCGCCCGCGACATGCAGGATACTTTTTACATGGAGCATCCCGACAGGGTCGACTTGCCGGAAGAGAAGTACGTCGAGCCCGTGCGCCGCACCCATGAGGACGGGTGGGAAACGGGTTCCGAGGGTTGGGGCTACAAGTGGGATCCCGAGCGCTCCCGGCAGGTGGTGCTGCGCACTCACACCACGGCTTCCACCATCCGCGCTTTGGCTGCCCATCCCCAACCTCCGGGCAAGTTTTTCGCCGTGGGCTGGACGTTCCGCAATGAGTCCATCAGCTACAAGCATCTCCCCGTCTTCCACCAGGTGGACGGCATCGTGATCGACGAAGAAGCCAACCTGGCCACCCTGCTGGGAACGCTGCAGGCCTTCTACCACAAGATGGGCTTCGGAAAAGTCCGCTTCAAGCCCGCCTTCTATCCCTACACCGAGCCCAGCGTCGACGTGGTGGTCTACATGGAATCGCGAGGCAAATGGCTCGAGATGGGCGGTTCCGGGATCTTCCGTCCGGAGGTGACCGAGCCCCTCGGATGCAGGCATCCCGTACTGGCCTGGGGACTCGGCATCGAGCGCCTGGCCATGCTTCGCTTCGGGTTCAGCGACATCCGCGAACTCTACCGCTCTAATCTCGATACCCTTGAAGAGGTGGCGCTATGCCGATAG